One part of the Gossypium raimondii isolate GPD5lz chromosome 1, ASM2569854v1, whole genome shotgun sequence genome encodes these proteins:
- the LOC105782676 gene encoding phosphoglycerate kinase, chloroplastic encodes MASATTSTTLSLLKTTASTTSSSASRSSASLIRLPSTRRHLKSSPLIHSLGFSSAASGDSLLSLHVSSKVRSFKGKGSRGVVSMAKKSVGDLTAADLKGKKVFVRADLNVPLDDSQNITDDTRIRAAIPTIKHLIQNGAKVILSSHLGRPKGVTPKFSLAPLVPRLSELLGIQVVKADDCIGPEVEKLVAALPEGGVLLLENVRFYKEEEKNEPEFAKKLASLADLFVNDAFGTAHRAHASTEGVTKFLKPSVAGFLLQKELDYLVGAVSIPKRPFAAIVGGSKVSSKIGVIESLLEKCDILLLGGGMIFTFYKAQGLSVGSSLVEEDKLELATSLLAKAKAKGVSLLLPTDVVIADKFAPDANSKIVPASAIPDGWMGLDIGPDSVKTFNEALDTTQTIIWNGPMGVFEFDKFAVGTEAIAKKLAELSGKGVTTIIGGGDSVAAVEKVGVADVMSHISTGGGASLELLEGKELPGVIALDEAVPVAVAKL; translated from the exons ATGGCTTCTGCCACCACTTCCACCACTCTTTCCCTCCTCAAAACCACCGCCTCCACCACCTCTTCCTCCGCCTCCCGCTCTTCTGCATCCCTCATCCGCCTTCCTTCCACGCGCCGCCACCTCAAGTCCTCTCCTCTCATCCACAGCCTAGGCTTCTCCTCCGCTGCTTCTGGGGACTCTCTGCTTTCCCTCCATGTCTCCTCCAAAGTTCGATCTTTCAAGGGAAAAGGGTCAAGAGGGGTTGTTTCAATGGCCAAGAAGAGTGTTGGGGACTTGACTGCCGCTGATTTGAAAGGGAAGAAAGTGTTTGTGAGGGCTGACTTGAATGTTCCATTGGATGATAGCCAGAACATCACTGATGACACCAGGATTCGTGCTGCTATTCCCACCATCAAGCATTTGATTCAGAATGGAGCTAAAGTCATTCTCTCTAGCCACTTG GGGCGGCCAAAGGGTGTTACTCCAAAATTCAGCTTGGCTCCTCTTGTACCCAGGCTTTCTGAATTACTTGGCATTCAG GTTGTCAAGGCTGATGATTGCATTGGTCCAGAAGTAGAAAAGTTAGTTGCTGCACTTCCTGAAGGTGGCGTTCTTCTTCTtgaaaatgttagattttacaagGAAGAGGAAAAGAATGAACCTGAATTTGCAAAGAAGCTTGCTTCCTTAGCTGATCTCTTTGTCAATGATGCATTTGGGACTGCACATCGAGCACATGCTTCAACAGAGGGCGTTACAAAATTCTTGAAGCCATCAGTTGCTGGTTTCCTTTTACAGAAG GAACTAGACTACCTTGTTGGTGCTGTTTCAATCCCCAAAAGGCCTTTTGCTGCCATTGTGGGTGGTTCAAAGGTCTCTTCCAAGATTGGAGTCATTGAATCACTCCTTGAGAAATGTGACATTCTCCTTCTTGGTGGTGGTAtgattttcacattttacaaGGCACAAGGCCTATCAGTCGGTTCATCCCTGGTAGAGGAGGATAAGCTTGAACTTGCAACATCACTTCTTGCAAAGGCCAAGGCAAAAGGAGTGTCTCTTTTGTTACCCACTGATGTGGTTATCGCTGACAAGTTTGCCCCTGACGCAAACAGCAAG ATTGTGCCAGCATCTGCTATCCCTGATGGCTGGATGGGATTGGATATTGGACCTGATTCTGTTAAGACATTCAATGAAGCTTTGGATACTACCCAAACCATCATCTGGAATGGACCAATGGGAGTGTTTGAATTCGACAAATTTGCAGTTGGAACTGAG GCTATTGCAAAGAAGCTAGCTGAACTTAGTGGCAAGGGAGTGACAACAATCATTGGAGGTGGAGACTCTGTTGCTGCTGTAGAAAAGGTCGGAGTTGCTGATGTCATGAGCCACATATCAACTGGTGGTGGTGCCAGTTTAGAATTGTTGGAAGGGAAGGAGCTTCCAGGTGTGATTGCCCTGGATGAGGCTGTTCCGGTTGCTGT TGCCAAACTGTGA
- the LOC105782611 gene encoding phosphoglycerate kinase, cytosolic, which translates to MATKKSVGDLKEADLKGKKVFVRVDLNVPLDDNFNITDDTRIRAAVPTIKYLMGHGSKVILSSHLGRPKGVTPKYSLKPLVPRLSELLEVEVKMANDCIGEEVEKMVAALPDGGVLLLENVRFYKEEEKNDPEFAKKLASLADLYVNDAFGTAHRAHASTEGVAKYLKPSVAGFLMQKELDYLVGAVANPKKPFAAIVGGSKVSTKIGVIESLLAKVDILILGGGMMFTFYKAQGYAVGSSLVEEDKLDLATSLLEKAKAKGVSLLLPTDVVVADKFAADANSKVVPASGIPDGWMGLDIGPDSIKTFSESLDTTQTIIWNGPMGVFEFEKFAAGTEAVAKKLAELSGKGVTTIIGGGDSVAAVEKAGLADKMSHISTGGGASLELLEGKQLPGVLALNDA; encoded by the exons ATGGCTACAAAGAAGAGCGTTGGGGACTTGAAGGAAGCTGATTTGAAGGGAAAGAAAGTGTTTGTTAGAGTCGATCTGAACGTTCCATTGGATGATAACTTCAACATAACTGATGACACAAGGATCCGTGCCGCTGTTCCCACCATCAAGTATTTGATGGGTCATGGCTCTAAAGTCATCCTCTCTAGTCATTTG GGACGCCCAAAGGGTGTCACTCCCAAGTACAGTTTGAAGCCTCTTGTGCCAAGGTTATCTGAACTCCTTGAAGTCGAGGTTAAAATGGCGAATGATTGTATTGGTGAAGAAGTTGAGAAAATGGTGGCTGCATTACCAGATGGCGGTGTATTGCTGCTTGAGAATGTGAGGTTCTACAAGGAGGAAGAGAAGAATGATCCTGAATTCGCAAAGAAGCTAGCTTCTCTCGCTGATCTCTATGTTAATGATGCATTTGGCACTGCGCACAGAGCCCATGCTTCCACAGAGGGAGTGGCTAAGTACTTAAAGCCTTCTGTTGCTGGTTTTCTTATGCAGAAG gaaCTCGATTATCTTGTTGGAGCTGTGGCAAATCCCAAAAAGCCATTTGCTGCAATTGTCGGTGGTTCTAAGGTATCAACCAAGATTGGAGTGATTGAATCACTCTTGGCCAAGGTTGATATTCTCATACTTGGTGGAGGAATGATGTTTACCTTCTACAAGGCCCAAGGATATGCAGTTGGATCTTCACTTGTGGAAGAAGACAAACTTGATCTAGCAACATCACTCCTTGAGAAGGCCAAGGCAAAAGGAGTCTCTCTCTTGCTCCCCACTGATGTGGTTGTTGCTGACAAGTTTGCTGCTGATGCTAACAGCAAG GTGGTGCCAGCATCAGGGATCCCAGATGGTTGGATGGGCTTGGATATTGGACCTGACTCCATCAAAACCTTTAGTGAGTCTTTGGACACTACCCAGACCATTATCTGGAATGGACCAATGGGTGTGTTTGAGTTTGAGAAGTTTGCTGCCGGCACTGAG GCGGTTGCCAAGAAGCTTGCGGAACTCAGTGGGAAGGGAGTGACAACAATTATTGGAGGAGGTGACTCTGTTGCAGCTGTGGAAAAAGCTGGGCTTGCTGACAAGATGAGCCACATCTCTACTGGTGGTGGTGCCAGCTTGGAGCTTCTTGAGGGCAAACAACTTCCTGGGGTCCTTGCTCTTAATGACgcttaa